CACTAAAATGAAGGATGTCGTTGGATTATGGATGAGATGGTTTGTATTTGATGTTATGGATATAAAAAAATGTTTCGAGTAGTTGCTTAATGTTGTAAATCAAGATATGATTTTCCTCCCTGACGATATTATGTGGACAggttacatttaatatacatttgAATAATAAAGTACGAGAAGATTGAAACTGCATAGCGATGGTGCATAAACGACGCTTGAAAAAATAGCATTTCAACAAAGGTATTCGCGATCTGATAATTTAAAATTCAGTTTGATTTCCATAATTAATTATTTGTTcgaattatttgttattttcagaGTTAAAAACGCACTCTTAAATATTTATTAACTTTTGATACACTGTTCATACACGTCTTAGACATACCTCAACCTCTCCAACCTCACTTGTGATGAAAAATGTTACTATCATGCGTCCTCCAATAACCCAAATAATGACTATtgactcaccccctcccctacagCAGGACGTCCCACAGGCAGTGCGTCGTCGTTCGTCAACGGGCGACAACTCCCTCCTGAACACGACCATCACCGAGGAGGACGCGAGGCGGGACCACGTCATCGAGATGGACCCCGACGGTGGCACTCAGGACACCAAGATGTAGCCGCGAGGACCTCTAGTGCTTTACATTATAAAAATCTATTTTAGCTGTAGTAACCATTATAATTGTAGATCAATGTTAactggtggtattattattattactgtacgaGTGCTCTTGTAATGCTAGAGAGTCGTGGTGCTGAAAAAGGAAACGGAGATAACTGCCTGTGATCGCTCAGCTGTTGGCGTCATGGATCAGGGGATTCTCATGACGCTGAAATCCATATTCAAGCGTGAAAGTGTGAGTGAAAAATGCATTCGATGGATTATCTGTGTGCCATTTTTCCCCCGCCAGACTTTTTTTAAGGTTTATGAAATGATGTGATTTCTCATTGTTAGTAAGATGAGATTATTTTATAGGAAGAGTTTATAAAGTTCTTATTGTATAAGAAGttcttattgtttatatatatacaaatatgttataTCTGGTCGGGTGATTTTGTCATGTGAATTGTGTTGATGTGAAGTGTTAGGAATAAGAAACTATACTATGATAGTTATTACTTATTTTAATGTTTAACTTACAACAAGAATAAATGCAGCTTCTGTCATGTGATACAGAACTGTGATACATGTGATACAGTTCTGATCgtatatatatgagcattatTTTCAGCACTTCCGTGGATCCGAAGTTTAATGAACATTCACATAAGAAAATTATCTTATAGTTTTTACTCTGAAGACTTTCTACCATCCGTAGAACTATACTGTGTGCAGCCCATTccaaaggaaaaatgaaatttcCTTCCGTCCAAAATTACTAAAACCCTTTTACATTTATAGTGAGAGCATTATATGTATGGTAACAGAATCTAATTATAAATAGCATACAGTGAATATACAAAATCGAGACGTCCATCTCTCACTGTCCAAAATACGAGTTTTAGAAAAATGGGTCCATTGGCTATAACTTTCTGTGTAATTGCAAAGGTTGGATCAGTTTATATGCGTTATGTTATTATCAACTGTCATGTTTAGATTTACTGAACACGCCGATTAAAAACAACGCCACTAATGTTATTTTTAGGGAAACCTATTATATTAAACCCACTCCAGAACCTTATTTTTACTTTAGAAGTGTTGATAACCGCTGGTACTGTACTCTTAACGCCGTTTTAACGTATCATAATTTACTATTGATGTTTGCAATATAATTTATATGCCAGGGGCCTGCATAGCAGTTCAGACCTCATCGTTGAAGCTAGCTttgaatatatgtacttattcaaGACACTATTATATGGattgtacatattatataatgaaaacagaatTCGCACAATGTGAACTATTTTAGAACAGCCTGTGGTTCACTTTCATGATTTTCGTCAGTGTTGAATCTGCAGTGACACAAACTGTAAAAAACCATTAAGCAGATAACAGGCTAATCATTTACCTTGAAAATGTTTCCTTTGTTCATAATATATTTGAAGGAAACATTTTGTTCTTGTATTTACTTTTAAATAATTATTgtcagttttgtgtgtgtgtgtgtgtgaataaaagaaaaaggaaaatataaatgtgtgtatgcatatatatatatatatatatatatatatatatatatatatatatatatatatatatacacacacatacatacatacatacatacatacacatatatatacatatatatattctttatatatttacattatatatatatatacatatatacatacatacatatacacacatcagtatgcgtgtatgtagatacataaactaactcagacttttttttatataaatggcaTCTCAACTCGATGAATTCcgtgaatgttttttttaatttattgccAAGTTATCTTTTGAGTGCAAGTATATATAATAGACGTTATTTTTTCTGCCGAGTATATTGATCAAGATAAACATTTCATAATTTAAATATATTCCAAACCTGTATCTTAGTGTGACAATTATATCTGCAATATTATTAGGTTTTATTCAATTTCtgaatgtgcatacatatatctacgtatatgcatgtatatataccagtatatgcatatatgtgcatagatatataccagtatatgtatatgcatatgaatatatatatatatatatatatatatatatatatatatatatatatataagtatacacatgtgtgtgtatatatatacttatgtgagtgtatatatatacttatgtgtatgtatatatatatatatatatatatatatatatatatatttgaatatatgtatatatatacacattactatTGCAAATGGTGCATATCTTCCAGCTGGAATAGTTGTTATTAACGATTATCAGCAATATATTCAATGTACATATGAACTTCAACCAAGTCTGTTAGTAATGGCAGAAGTCACCCATGTTTGCCTAGCGAATTACTCTGTCTGGTATCATACGTATGTCGAAGCACAACTGATGCAGTAACCAAGTTAAACGGTGACCAGAAGCGAAGACAAACACAAGGACCGCTCAGCTCCTCCCGTGTaaacttgatatttttttttccattcatgaaTACCGATTTCATCTCAATGGAAACCATCAGAATTACCCTGTTACCCTTTGgcttcccttcacccctttcgCCCCTCTTCTCGTTCTCCAACCTAGAGATGGCTGACCCTTAGCCTCACGGGAGGAGCCCTGGGTCAGTTTGGGGCAGCTTGGGTCATGTCAACTTGCGTCCTCCTCACGACCTGCATGTGATACTGTTGCCACACCTCGTTCTGGGAGTCTATTTTTATATTACTGTACatagagaataaataataataaaccatttAGATGTTGTTTCCGTCTCCAAACGTATATGATTTttggaataatgaaaaaatggcAAAGACGTTGCCAATACGGTTGGTTTAACGACAAAGtcctcctgagagagagagaaattgcatgAGAAAGGGAATATTTTCCTATAAGCCCAGTGATCTAATAAGGTTTTCTTGGGAATAAAAATCTTCGTTGATTCCAGACTCTTTGATagattattttcatgtttgtgtttatatccaGCATTAAATGAATATCAGTCATGCCACATACCATACGATATCATTTCAGTTTTCACTTATGAATATAATGCCAAGTGATTTCTTCAGTCATTTACGACAAACATTTCTCATTTAAAGATGGATATTTGCATTTGAGATATTTTACATGTATTgccaaaagaaacaacaaaatacaagACCAGTGAATCAAACAAAGGAACTACAGAGCTCGAGGCAGTCCTGGCACGAGAAACGAAAGTGACGAAGTAGGTTAGAAGAATTCTCGGAGTTCGCAGAGACATAAGAGAAAGAAGCTCCCACAGAAACCTTGAACTAAGGGAGCATCCATGGAGAAATACGTGATGAAAAGATagtaaggaagaggaagcagataaTCAGTGAAGCTTAAGAGGGCTAGCTTCATCAAAACGGAACTAATTTAGATACAgctattttatatactatatgtatatacttatagataaatagagacaggtaGGTCGAGAGTTTAACAGACAATTAAATAGATGTAGGGATaatttgatagataaacagatgattagatagggaaatagataggtaaatagttaGGTGAAAAGGTGATTACATAATTAgggaaatagataattagatagggaaatatatgattacataggtaaatagataattagataattaggtaaatagataattagatagttaGGTAAATAGATCATTAAATCGGTaaagatgattagatagatatgtatatttccgTGTGAGAAGGGTACACACTGAGTAGCTGACTAAATTTGAAGCTTAAGAATGGTTATTTGTACACGAACCTTAAAAGTGTCAGGAATGAAAACTTGTTAGTTTTATATTTATCGCTAAGGATTAGACTGTTATGATGTTTGAGGGATGCAATCAACTTTGATTTCATTAAATTAGGGTTATCCacattatatattttaacacgtacagaaagaaaataacagattaTTACCACCAGAATTCAACATTTATTTCTCATTGTAGGGCTATATATTTCCCATGCCTGTCATTGAGCAACAGATTATTGAGCAACGTGATTTCGTGGTACGGATTTGAGAGCAACATTGATAACAATCTGTAATATTAAGATTAGCTCACGTACAAAGCATAATTCATACATCGACTTAAGTTAGTAATTAATTTCATTTACGGAAGAATCTTTCAGGAATAGttcatatataattttacgtCCTCCAAATTGAATAGAGTAAATGATGAAATTTGAGCTAAAATGCCTCAAATCCTCCTCAACCTTTAGAGatattctcccttccccattgtTTACGTCTGCCTCCTCTCCACCGCCAGAAGCACGGCACTGCACCCTTGCTTGGCTCGTTGTAGGAGGGTGTCCGCTTCGGCCATGTAGCTGGATTTGGTGGCTGGGTCTGTGATATTGTCCAGGTTGATGAGCACGTTATAATAGGCGCCCCAGGATCCAGCTTCTAGGCACCGAGCACCCACCTGTGGGAGAAGGGCGGAGGGTAGGATGAGACTCGATGGGTCGCTTTGGAACAGGTCCCTTTGTATGTGTTTGATGAGGAATAAGCGTTAGTTGAAGTATTAAAGTCCTGTtttacttaaaagaaaaaaaagtatctatTCAATTTTTGAACTTGGTATTTGTTacgcaccctccagagacgaaGTCCAAAAACCAGGGTACCATGCCAACCCAAAATCCAAATCagacctttcctaccttctatgtATTCCCTGGACGGAGGGGGGCAACCCCTGTACCCCTCTTTATAAGCACTACGTGCCAACCTATAGAAAACTGACATTAAGAACTTTGGTTGTATGAAGGGGTTGTGGACTTAGTCTCCGAGCGGTGGTATGTTgcagatatttttatcatttcacgGTAAATAGGAGACTGCAGCAGCTGTACCTGCGTTGTTTATATCTACTTTTTATAAGAtaacagtgtccatttccctctatctgtgCGTCACTTTCGGCAACATTAACCCtgaatatatattgtctataacTGGGGAAACTAAATTAGCTTTCGCGATATTTAAACATATTAACTACAACACGTTTAAAGTATGTTGGTCATTCTGTGAAATATGAAGTGAAACATACAGTACGGACAGGGTAACATCCTCAAGATGTTACCCTGTATTCTTTCGTAAAATTAATACAATTGAGTTAACAGAATTAGGGTATACTAAATATTGAGGTAAACCACCACTGTTCACGAACACACCCGCCAGTAgtcaagacagagaaagacaacgtTTTACCTGAAGGTCGGATCTGCAGTTGATGTTTCCGACCCCCGCCATCTCCGCAAGGGCGTCCCAAGTGCCGTTGATCGCGCTCATGAGGGAGAGTGGCACGCGGATGGTCGCCTCCGTCGCCGCCTTCACCGCCGCCTCCCGCTTCACCTTCTCCGCCTCCGTCTTCTGCGGCAACTTAAGGGCGGCCTGGGTGTacggtggagggtggaaggaggtgcGTTACTATGAGGAGCGTttgttgcatgatttttttttatatttcttgtaatGTCTGTCACTTTTTTATGTTACTTTGGGCTTCTCTCATTTGTCTCAAAGTAATTGAGGTAGCTTGAACATAACTGCATACAATTTAGCGATAAtccatattaataatacaattacgATTTACCATATAGTCGTTGAAGGCGGCGGTATCGGCGTCGATGGCGGGTATGAGGTCGACGGCCGTGTTgtggaggggcgggaggaggcgCCTCATGGTGCTGTCCAGGGCCTCCCACTGCCGCTTGCCGTACGTCATCTGGCCCACCATGGCGCCTAGTGCTGAACCCTGGATTGGAGAAGAAATAAtattctggtttttttttttcttctttttcgaatGGTTATTGATATACTTTGTTTAATTTCACCATTCAAATGAAACGGGTAGGCGAAAGTCGACAGAACATAAGTAGTCTTGCTAGAGTTTCACACTTACCAAGGCAGCGACTGTAGCGGCCACGGAGCCGCCTCCTGGTGCAGGCGTGCGCGCTGCCACACTTCTGATGAACTGAGACACTGTGTTGTTGGCCAGAGCATTCGAGTTTTGATTCTCGAGGCAGTACTCAATTATCCTCTCCctgaagtggaagaaggaaagcTCTCGTGAAATGAAATCCATTTTCCTTGGTGGCAGAAAAAGTGCTGGTGATGTATAATGAAAGAATAATCCACTTGATATGATAATGGCAAGGGAGCTTTTAGTTACGAGTTGCGAAAAATACGGAGGATGAATTAAGAGTGAACGAGACTCGTTAGTAGACAGAATGttcaaacaaaacatatataattttatggaaATAACAAATTAGTTACTATTCCATTTCATGAGTACAATACTGTTTCCAGGCTCCCTACTTTGGATTGAAGGAGGATATAGTAGTCAAGCCGAGGCGGTTGATGGCGAGGTGGACCTTCTGTTCTTCCTCGAGGATAAGCAGCTTCTCCTTTTCGATGTAGTATTCCGCAGCCTGCAGGATCGCCTCCAGAGGAACCAGGCCCACGATCTCCGAGCCCGTGACGGCGAGGTTCAGGTCCTCCGCGTCCTTCTTGGCCTGCGCGAGAACATTTCGAGATTCTTTAACGGTGACGTAAACCGCCTAAGACGTGGCACTGTTGCCACTGCTGCTACTTTTATTAATTGTTGCtaaaattactactaataataatgatcatgcttATGATTACAGTTAcaagattattatttatttttttattattataatcattgtaatcattgatcttgtattttctattattaattaaaggaataatagtgataacgaagatagtaatgataacggtaacgattatatcgataataatatcactagtaCAAATGTTCACATATCCTTTTATCTATTATATCAATCTAATCCAATACATTTCCCTCCTGTACAACGTCCCAACTGACTAACCTCTTCATACGCAATGTGCACAGGCGTGACTTCGAAGTCCGTGAGATTTATGCTAATCTGCGCGATGTTCTGCTCCTGCAAGTACCACCCGATGGCCTGGCAGCACTTCAGACGTCCTGGCTGGTCGGGACTGCGGCCTTGCTCTCGGAGGTTCAGGGCAATCCTTTGGTATTGAGAAGTTAGTCAGGTTAAGGctttgatgaatatttttttttctgggagttTTAATCTTTACACGATTTGTTTTTCGTGAAGTTGGATATTGTTGAATAATATTTTGTGACTAATTGCAGTTTTCACTCCTCGTGAATGCGTCCTTCACGCCTCTTCAAaccatatattacttatatataagtatatacttgcCATACATATTTCCTTCATGTTACTGCATCACGGGAAAAACCTACCGGTGTGCCTGCTCTTTGGTGGCGATCATGTTGACGTTGTAAGCGATAAGGAACTTCCTGACGCCAGTCACGGTAGCGCCCCAACTGGGAACGAAATCACGCGTTCCGTAATCAGGACCCCACTCTTCCTTTTTTAACTGTAAGATGAAGTAAAAGTTAGAAAAAATAATCTATTAGTTTGCTTATAATAGAAGTGAAATGTTATGAGGAAATCGTGCGGTAACAGCACTAACTTGAATAGCTTGACGCGGGGTTTAGCAAATAAGCACATGTGCACAACTTAGATGTTGTAGTTATATTAGAACTCTATGAAATCCAGCAATATACATCATTGTGTCTGATAAAGAACATGAATTTTGCTACTAATATTtgctcttttactttttccttcagGCCTTCGTATTCCCCGGCGCGGATCTGCGGCATCGTCTTCCGGTAGTCTCTAGTGGAGGCGGCGCCGTAGAGGAATACGGGAACGCCCATCTCCTCCGCTAGACGCTGTCCGAACACCTTAGCGACGCCCACGCACTCCTCCGCGCTCACGCCCCGAACTGGGATGAACGGACACACATCCAGCGCTCCCATTCGCGGATGCTCACCTGGGTAAGAAGAGGCAGGTTGGGAATAGGTATTGCAAGGAAAGAAAATTGTATTAgcactctctctgtgtgtatctctctgtctgtctcttctctttttcttccacacAAAACCCATCTGCCATTTTAAACTTgtcccttcttctacctcctcatgattatattattattagcatctatactataattatcatcatctcatgcacaaccatcaccaccctcactatcatcatcaccatcattttcttttttacatttttaataaTCTACATGCAAAACCGGTTGCCCAGCACAATTGTCCTGTCCGGTTTAATTGTAATCAGCTATTCAGACATGTTGGAGTCGAGCCAGTCCTACAAGACTGGCCTCCCGAGGTCAGCTGCAAAATTATGCTAATCTATACGCCACACATCTCTCGCTGTCGTCTCAgcgctctctctcaatccactatgtATTACTGCAATTCCACATTCACTCAGTGCTCACATATCTCCATCTGCTCAGCGTGCAGGTCTGCCTTCTCCCACCCTGCTGTTACATCCCTCACTAACATCTCTCTTCAATCACATATCTCTCGAACCaacaagctttctctctctctctctctctctctctctctctctctctctctctctctctctctctctctctcgctcgctcgctcgctcgctcgctcgctcgctccctccctccctccctcccttcctccctccctccctccctccctccctccctctctccctccctccctccctctctccctctctctctctctctctctctctctatatatatatatatatatatatatatatatatatatatatataaacatacacatacacatacatatacctatacctatacctatacctatacctatacctatacctatacctatacctatacctatacatacatacatacatacatacatacatacatacatacatacatacacacacgcatgcacccacacacacacacacacacacacacacacacacacacacacacacacacacacacacacacacacacacacacacacacatacacacacacacacacacacacacactcgcactcgcactcgcactcgcactcgcactcgcactcacactcacactcacactcacactcacacacacacaaacatatatatacatacatagatacacacacacacatacacacacacacacacacacacacaacacacacacacacacacacacacacacacacattcttcctgcatcgccctctctctctctctttctctctaaatagatagatagataaataaatagaatatgtatgtatgtgtgtgtatatttatatgtataatatatgttggtatatgtatatgttatatgtgtatatatacacatatatatgtgtttgtataaatgtttaatagatatatagatagatagatagatagatagatattgtgtgtgtatgtatatttctttgcACGTGTGTATATGATCGTTCATTTTAAGAGTTAGCGGAAGGAAGGATATCCGCTAACATCAACCAGCACCGTCCTTACCTTTATGCTTGGTCATGTCGATTAACTTGAAGGCGACCTTGGCAGCGTTGAGGGCGGCCTGGACCACGCTCTCCGGGTCTCCGACGAAGGTGTATACGGTCCTGTTGGTGGAGTGGCCGGGGTCCACGTCCAGGAGAGTCACCCCGGGGGTCACGCGCACGGCCTCGGCGATGGCGTCGATCACCTGTGGGTCTCAGGGCGTTAGGCTCGGGCAGCAAGCAGGCTGTCGGTCGGCCTATGTGTCTCGGCCGGGGAGCGGCATGTCTTTCCCCCGGTGACTGTTCGtgtctcgctctatctctttttgtctgtatcAGAACTTTTCACCAATGCACAAAcgtgcacgtacacgcacacacactcacactcacactcacactcacactaacactcacactcacactcacactcacactcacactcacactcacactcacactcacactcacactcacactcacactcacactcacactcacactcacacacacacacacacacacacacacacacacacacacacacacacacacacacacacacacatacacacacacacacacacatacacacacacacacacacacacacacacaagatatatatatatatatatatatatatatatatatatatatatatatatatatatatatatagctttagtCACAGCCTCCCTGTCCCGCTCGAGCTTCCCTAAGAACAATCCACCAATGGTGAATGCATGTGCATTTACgtatctcattattgtcattacatagAGACTGTAAGTGAAGTTTACTCCAGTCCATTCAATCCCTACCCATTACGAGAATGTCAACAAATACGCCGATGCCGCTCTTGCGgtccacatacgcacatacatgtatgttgtctgcgagtgcgtgcgtgttatacatttatttgcatctctctgtctatctctatgtgtcAGTCGATCCATCAGCCCCTCTTTCTGCttatgcgtgagagagagtgtgtgtgtgtgtgtgtgtgtgtgtgtgtgtgtgtgtgtgtgtgtgtgtgtgtgtgtgtgtgtgtgtgtgtgtgtgtgtgtgtgtgtgtgcgcgcgcgtgtgcacatatatacttacacatatataataatatatgttgtgtgggtgggtgggcgcaTGCGTTTGTTGCGTGCATgtacttagatatataaataaatagatatcggTTATGATAGATGGGTATCTGCAGggatatacatgaaaaaaaatcactgacgTATTTTTACATGAATGCACATTTCTCCATTCCCGTTATCGTAAAACTTATCAGTACTCACAGACTTATCTCGCCCTTCGGAGAAATTAGGTACGCATTCAATGATTTTCGCCATCTTTGATAGAGCGAGTTTCGGGACGCAATAATTTTCTGCAGGTTGGCTCCTCACGCGTCTCCCACTCTGGACGGCTTCCCTTGGCCTTCTGGACCGTTGCTAAGCGGCCTTCTCCCTGGCACTGGCTTAGTTGACATCATGTATCTATTTAATTGTTTTGAGGTGGTGTGATATCTTTAGGAATGGGAGTATTACATATTCCATCATGTCCCTAAATGGcagtttaatgaaaataatggagaGTGCTGTATATACTGGCATTGTCACTTTGGGAATGGCATgtataaaacaataaattattGTTCTATCTGAGCTCTGGTCTCGCTCAAGGTCGCCTACCCTTTGGTAGACACACACCACGCTCACCTAACCCGTGATTGGTCGGTTGGTTGACACACCCACAGATAGACTTTAGTGTTGATACGCAGTTCCTTTTGTGCAATTACTATACAATACCATTGATTAATTACAAAAGTTGC
This sequence is a window from Penaeus chinensis breed Huanghai No. 1 chromosome 10, ASM1920278v2, whole genome shotgun sequence. Protein-coding genes within it:
- the LOC125029752 gene encoding formimidoyltransferase-cyclodeaminase-like — its product is MAKIIECVPNFSEGRDKSVIDAIAEAVRVTPGVTLLDVDPGHSTNRTVYTFVGDPESVVQAALNAAKVAFKLIDMTKHKGEHPRMGALDVCPFIPVRGVSAEECVGVAKVFGQRLAEEMGVPVFLYGAASTRDYRKTMPQIRAGEYEGLKEKLKKEEWGPDYGTRDFVPSWGATVTGVRKFLIAYNVNMIATKEQAHRIALNLREQGRSPDQPGRLKCCQAIGWYLQEQNIAQISINLTDFEVTPVHIAYEEAKKDAEDLNLAVTGSEIVGLVPLEAILQAAEYYIEKEKLLILEEEQKVHLAINRLGLTTISSFNPKERIIEYCLENQNSNALANNTVSQFIRSVAARTPAPGGGSVAATVAALGSALGAMVGQMTYGKRQWEALDSTMRRLLPPLHNTAVDLIPAIDADTAAFNDYMAALKLPQKTEAEKVKREAAVKAATEATIRVPLSLMSAINGTWDALAEMAGVGNINCRSDLQVGARCLEAGSWGAYYNVLINLDNITDPATKSSYMAEADTLLQRAKQGCSAVLLAVERRQT